The nucleotide sequence CTGCGCCTACAAGCCAAATCTTGCCTTTTATGAAGCTTATGGAATAAAAGGGCTGGAGGCTCTGATGAAAACCTGCGAGTATATCCCAAAAGATATCCCGATTATCTTGGATGCTAAAAGAGGGGATATAGGGAACACATCCAAAATGTATGCTAAAGCCATTTTTGAGGAATTCAAAGCGGATGGGGTGACCTTGAGTCCCTATCTGGGTGGAGATTCCTTATCTCCTTTCTTAGAATATGAGGATAAATGTGGTTTTATCCTATGTCTGACTTCAAATGCCGGGGCTAAGGATTTTCAGCTTCTGAGTTTTGATGGGAAGCCCTTATATAAGATCGTGGCTGAAAAAGTTTTGAGCTGGAACAAAAAAGGGAATTGTGGTTTGGTTGTCGGAGCCACTTACCCTGAACAGTTGAAGGAGATAAGGGAAATCGCTCAAGACTTGCCTATCCTGATTCCAGGGGTTGGCGCTCAAAAAGGGGATGCGGGGCTGACGGTCAAATATGGAACCGATGAAAAGGGGGATTTAGCGATCATCAATTCCTCCAGGGGGGTCATCTATGCTTCCGCTGAAAAGGATTTTGCCAAAGCCGCAAGAGATGAGGCGAAAAAGCTAAGAGACTTATTTAATTCATATAGAAAAAAGGGGTAGATATGAAATTAGTTACCTCAGAGCAGATGAGGAAAATCGATAAAATTACTATCGAAAGGGAAGGAATCCCAGGACTGGAACTGATGGAAAAAGCGGGCATAGGTTCAGCCCTGGCAGGCAAGAAGATGTTAGATGAAAAAGTCAAGGGCAAAAAGGTTATAGTCT is from Candidatus Zixiibacteriota bacterium and encodes:
- the pyrF gene encoding orotidine-5'-phosphate decarboxylase, translated to MKFIEKLKSASSKNNSLLCVGLDTELEKIPKFLLQEKDPIFAFNQEIIDSTSDLVCAYKPNLAFYEAYGIKGLEALMKTCEYIPKDIPIILDAKRGDIGNTSKMYAKAIFEEFKADGVTLSPYLGGDSLSPFLEYEDKCGFILCLTSNAGAKDFQLLSFDGKPLYKIVAEKVLSWNKKGNCGLVVGATYPEQLKEIREIAQDLPILIPGVGAQKGDAGLTVKYGTDEKGDLAIINSSRGVIYASAEKDFAKAARDEAKKLRDLFNSYRKKG